Proteins found in one Leptidea sinapis chromosome 23, ilLepSina1.1, whole genome shotgun sequence genomic segment:
- the LOC126971379 gene encoding T-complex protein 1 subunit epsilon, translating to MAMFPGTVAFDEYGRPFIILRDQDKQNRLTGLDALRSHIQAARQISGILKTSLGPRGLDKMMVSSDGDVTVTNDGATILKLMDVEHQIGKLMVQLAQSQDDEIGDGTTGVVVLAGALLEQASNLLDKGIHPIRIADGFELAAAEALAHLDSISEAFPVNKNTREHLIKVAMTTLGSKVVVKCHRLMAEIAVDAILSVADLEKRDVNFELIKVEGKVGGRMEDSMLVRGVVIDKTMSHPQMPKVLKNAKLAILTCPFEPPKPKTKHKLQVGSVEEYQELRKYEHEKFIEMVRRVKDTGATLAICQWGFDDEANHLLLAEQLPAVRWVGGPEMELIAIATGGRIVPRFEELTADKLGSCGLVRELTFGTSKDEMLVIEECSNSRAVTVLVRGGNRMIVEEAKRSVHDALCIVRSLVQDSRVVYGGGAAEVSCSLAVARAADQLSSLDQYSYRSFADALEAIPLALAENSGLSPIDALSDIKARQAAENNSNLGVDCMSKGLNDMKELNVIESLHSKKQQIALATQLVKMILKIDDVRSPADAVQ from the exons ATGGCCATGTTCCCTGGAACGGTGGCGTTTGATGAGTATGGGCgtccatttataatattaagggATCAGGATAAGCAAAATAGACTTACCGGTTTAGATGCTCTGAGg TCCCACATTCAAGCTGCTCGCCAGATCTCTGGAATACTCAAAACATCCCTTGGGCCTCGTGGCCTTGACAAAATGATGGTATCATCTGATGGAGATGTAACAGTCACCAATGATGGTGCCACCATCCTCAAACTTATGGATGTGGAGCACCAGATTGGAAAACTGATGGTTCAACTAGCTCAGAGTCAGGATGACGAGATTGGTGATGGAACAACTGGAGTAGTAGTGTTAGCag GTGCCTTGTTAGAACAAGCTTCAAACTTGCTAGATAAAGGCATTCACCCAATCCGGATTGCTGATGGTTTTGAATTGGCAGCTGCCGAGGCATTGGCACACTTGGACAGCATTAGTGAGGCTTTCCCTGTCAACAAGAACACAAGAGAGCATCTGATTAAGGTCGCGATGACGACATTAGGCAGCAAAGTTGTTGTTAAGTGTCATCGGCTGATGGCTGAGATTGCTGTTGAT GCAATCCTCTCTGTGGCCGACCTGGAGAAACGCGATGTCAACTTCGAGCTGATCAAAGTGGAAGGCAAGGTCGGTGGCCGGATGGAAGACTCCATGCTTGTTCGTGGTGTTGTTATTGACAAGACTATGAGCCACCCACAGATGCCTAAAGTTCTCAag AACGCAAAactggcgatcttgacctgtCCGTTTGAGCCACCAAAGCCGAAGACCAAGCACAAGCTGCAAGTGGGTAGTGTTGAGGAGTACCAGGAGCTCAGGAAGTACGAACATGAGAAGTTCATAGAGATGGTGCGACGTGTCAAG gaTACAGGAGCAACTCTTGCAATCTGCCAATGGGGCTTTGACGATGAGGCCAACCATCTCCTCCTGGCTGAACAGTTGCCAGCCGTCCGGTGGGTGGGAGGACCTGAAATGGAACTGATTGCCATCGCAACTGGCGGCAGAATTGTGCCTAGATTTGAGGAGTTAACTGCTGACAAGCTTGGCTCATGTGGACTTGTCAGAGAACTTA CATTCGGTACGTCAAAGGACGAGATGTTGGTGATCGAGGAGTGCTCCAACTCGCGCGCGGTGACCGTGCTGGTCCGCGGCGGGAACCGGATGATAGTCGAGGAGGCGAAGCGATCCGTCCACGATGCGCTGTGTATCGTGCGCAGTCTAGTACAG GACTCTCGCGTGGTGTACGGCGGCGGGGCGGCCGAGGTCTCTTGCTCGCTGGCCGTGGCTCGTGCTGCAGACCAGCTCAGCTCCCTGGACCAGTACTCCTACCGCTCATTCGCAGACGCGCTCGAGGCGATTCCACTCGCGCTCGCAGAGAACAG TGGTTTGTCACCCATTGATGCACTGTCAGACATAAAAGCTCGCCAGGCCGCTGAGAACAACAGCAATCTTGGTGTGGACTGCATGAGTAAAG GCTTAAATGACATGAAAGAATTGAATGTCATTGAGTCACT